gcgttcagtctgactggattgcgtccaaacacgtctccgacgattgtctggttcaaggcatatgcgacactcatcggtgaacagaacgtgatgccaatcctgagcggtccagtccgcatgttgtttggcccatctgtaccgcactgcatgctgtcgcggttgcaaagaaggaccttgCCAacgacgccgggagtgaagttgcgcatcatgcagcctgttgcgcacagtttgagtcgtaacacgacatcctgtggctgcgcgaaaagcattattcaatttggtgacgttgctgtcagggttcctcagagccatcctctgagccataatacgtaggtagcggtcattaaCTGGAGTAattgcccttgggtggcctgagcgacgcatgtcatcgacagttcctgtgtatctcctccatgtccgaacaacatcgttttggttcattccgagacgcctggtcacttcccttgttagagcccttcctggcacaaagtaacaatgcggactggatcgaaccgcggtattgaccgtctaggtatggttgaactgctgacaacacgagccgtgtgcctccttccaggtggactgactgaactgatcggctgtcggtcccctccgtctaataggcgctgctgatgcagggttgtttacatttttgggcgggtttggtgacatctctgaacagtcaaaggaactgtgtctgtgatacaatatccacagtcaccgtctatcttcaggagctctgggaaccggggtgatgcaaaacttttcttgatgtgtgtactgcactgaagagccaaagaaactgctacacctgcctaatatcgtgtaggacccccgcgagcaaacAGAAATACCGCAAAACGACGTCGCATGGTCTCGATTAGTGTctcaagtagtgccggagggaactgacaccatgaatcctacaggattgtccataaatccgtaagagtacgagagggtggagatttcttcagatcagcacgttgcaaggcatcccatatatgctcaataatggtcatgtctggggagtttactgGCCAGGACAAGTATTTAAACTGGAGCCATTCTggagcaaatctggacgtgtgggatgtctcattgacctgctggaattgcccaagtccgtcggaatgcacaatagacatgaatggttgcaggtgatcagacaggatgcttacgtaggtgttacctgtcagagtcatatctaggcgTATTAGGgaccccatatcactgcaactgcacatgaCCCACACTGTTACAGAGTCTGCACCAGTTTGAAGTCCCCCGCTGACATACAGGCTCCATGGAATcatgaagttatctccataccagtacacgtccacctgcttgatacaatttgaaacgagactcgaccgaccagttTACGTGTTATCaattaatcaacagtccaatgtcggtgatgacgggtccAGGCGAAGTGTAacactttgtgtcgtgcaatcatcaaggctacacgagaggccttcggctccgaaagcccatgtcgataatgtttcgttgaatggttcgcacgttgagacttgttgatggccagcattgaaatctgcagcaatttgccgaacggttgcacttctgtcacgttgaacgattctcttcagtcgtcgttggtcccattcttgaggATCTTCTTTCggttgcagtgatgtcggagacttaatgttttaccggattccttatattcacggtacactcgtgaaatggtcgtacgggcagttaagtcccacaagatttcacacatttttcattatcaaccgcaaagtcagaattacctctctggtgcctttacatttcctaaagccaaactgatcgtcatgtaacagaccctcaatttacttttccattattctgtataatattcttgtcagcaacttggatgcatgagctgttaagcgaaTGAAATGAAGCGAACGTATAGCATTGATGGCTGAAAGTCATCACGTGGGGATGTTCGGACGCCGAGTTGCAAGTTTTTTCAGTTAACGCCATAATGGGCAACTTATGTGACGAtgatgatcaaataatgatgagtacaacacaacacccagtcactgagaggagagaatctccgacccggccgggaatcgaacccggcgccAACGGTTGGTAGTCagacgcgttgaccactcagctaaggaggtggAGAGGTGTTAAGTGATTGTGCAAtatttctcacacttgtcggctcttgtagtcgtcggaattgtgtggacgatgcttttccgaaagtctgatggtatctcGAGTCTCGTCCATTCTAAACAcctatgtgaatagtcgttttgttgccaatccccccccccctaccgccccccccccccctcgcaaagATTTTAGAAAgtccgatggagtgttatctatccattcCACTTTACTTGGTCTTAAGTcatccacagctcttttaaatcctgattctagTACTAGACCCCTGTCTCTTTCCtgccgacttctgtttcttcttccatcatgtcatcagacaaatcctctcCCTCATAGACGCTTTCAATGTTTTCTCACGTGCATGTAACAATGAAATTCCcactgtactcttaatgttaccgctcttggtttcagtttcacaaaaggttattttgacttttctatatgctgagttgccgataatcattttcttcacatttttcatgcaaccatttcgtctttgctcccctgcactttctgtttatttcattcctgagcgacttgtatttctgtttccctgaaaatttttgtacttccttctttcgtcgatcaactgaagtatttcttccattacccaCGGTGTCTTTGCAGTTACATTTCTTGTAGCTATGTTTTCCTCTACGGCTTTTGTGATTCCCCTTTTTGGAGATGTTCATTTGTCTTCAAATGGGCTGCCAACTGAGTTATTCAAAATCGCAACATCTgttgcctcagagaacttcaagcaattctcttcattccttaatatttcCTTATCCATCTTATTTGCGCACTAATATTCCTGATTGGtcgaacttcagcctgctctttggcattactaaattgtgatgtgagtctaaaTCTGCTCCCGGGTAGGTCCtacaatccaacatctgatttaGAAATCTCTGCCTGATCGTGATGTAATCGAACTGGAATATTCCCGTTTATCCTGGGCTTTTCCAAGTAAACctactcgtcttgtgattcttgaacagagtactcgctattgCTAAGTGATATTTATTGAAGAACTCAGTTTGTCTTTCTACTCTCTCGTTCCTGTACCAACCCCATATTCTCCGGTagacctttcttctactccttcctctacaatcgTATTttagtcccccatgattattcgATATTCATGTGCCTTTACGCACAAAATTATCTGTTAAGTATCCTcatttactttctctgtctctgCATCCtctgcttgcgacttcggcatgtgtTGAtggtggtctgctgtcgattctgatgagaacaaccctatcactgaggagtccacagtaactcactttctgcccGACCTTCCTTTTTATAACAAAtactattcccgttataccattttctactactgttgatattatcctaagcTCGTCTgaacagaagtccttgtcttctatctattttacttcactgaccattactatatctagatttagactgtatttccattttcagattttctggcttccctaccacgttcaaacttctaacattctACGCCCCCACTTGTAGAAAGTTATACTTttgttggttattgaatctttttcgcGTGGTCATCTGCCCCTTGGTGGGTGAGTAGTctaggtcaaaaatggttcaaatggctctgaacactatgggacttaacatctgaggtcatcagtcccttaggatttagaactacttaaacctaactaacctgaggacatcacacacagccatgcccgaggcaggattcgtaggcaggattcgtagcggtcgcgcggttccagactgaagcgcctagaaccgctcggccacatcggccggcttccagTGTACAAAGAAACGccttttagtggcagtttcccaccctaacaCGAAAAGAGTGCCTGAGCCTCTGTCCGCCCCTCCGCCGTCTTTGTCAAGACCGTTGGCAGAAGGAGGATGACTTCATATGGTGGAAATTTTAAGCAACCATTACATGCTTAGCATCTATTATTTAACGCATTAGCTCATTTGTTAAGCAGTCAGACGTTTGGGGCCATGTAATGGATGGATTTTGATTCCTTGAAGTTAAGTGATCTGTCTCGATACGTTCTTTACAGTGAAAGCGAAACCTGATTTGAATATAAATGTGTATCTGTAGGCAACTTAAAGCTTTTGGTAGAAAAAAAACCTGCGAGTATGCATACAGAACAGGTGAGAAATCTAACTAAAGAGAGAGGTAGAGGTGCAATGTCTACTCCAGAAACGTTGTTATCATTCTTGGTTCATAAGTTTTGATAATGGtttctaaataaattgaaaattaattgactCTCATGATGCGTACAATGGCTTTGGTTTAAATAAACTAAACTCCAATTTCATTTCGTTTGACTCCATAGCGTTTAATGAAATGTCAAAAATAGttaagctttctctgaaatcaTGCAACAGTAATCTAATAATTACAAAAATGGAATATCACACGTATAATCTCTCCTTAAAAAATTCAGTAATCAAATTCTTAAATCCAATTATCGATAAATCctaacaaaaaattaaaagcaaaaagaCTTCTCGTATGAAAGTTTGACGAACCAAGAATGCTGCATTATCAAACCCCtgtcgcaaataaaacaaatttaatcaTTAGTTGTAATGCATTCTGTACAAATATAATCGTACCAATGTAAAAAATCAATTCCTTTTCTCTCCGGAATAATATATAATTGCAAAAATCACCATTGTTTGGCCCTTGCTGCTACTAAAACCAAAACCCGACTCTTCACATCTAACACCAAAGTTCAACTGATTGTCTCCTCTCCTCTTCTCGCGATCAAAAGATAAATCTGGCGCTCTTCTTCACAGAGCAAAGATCACCTCTGACTCATCTCTGCGCAGCGCAGCATCTCTGTCGAGGTTGCGCGCGGAAGTTTAAGCAATTCAAGCCTTACGAGTGCGATTTcagacatccaaaacaagaaaaattaacacaCACGCCTTCAGAGTTTGTGGGGTGAGCGGTTTACTGGTTGAATAATGAAAGAACTCTACCGATAAGGGCACGGTGTTTCTCTATGAAGAATGTCAACAATCTTTTTGAAGGAAGGTTAACTCGAAAAATAGGTTTCATACTATTTCGTAAATAAAATGTTGACCTTGTAATTTGACCCTACGGGAATAggatatatatattattttcaataaaaaaattaattctaaaattacACATACCAATAATGCCAGAAACACAGTGTCTCTCTCGAATTTTTTTTGTCATATATTGCATGTTATGGTCACAGAAATGGTATCATTACCGGCTCTTGCCTATTATCGTGTCATCAGAGGATCGAGCTGGCGATTTACTATGTAAGTCATTTAAATGGTGTGATGGTTACGCGGTAATAGTTCGATACTGTCTTCGATACCACTTGTGTGGCTTGAGTTAAGGAAGACTCTAAAATTATTTCTTCCCAGTATTTCttggcatttaatttttttttgttttctgcatGAAGTAAAAACAGTTTTACGTATTATGTCGCGTTTAAAAACAGTGGAGTGAAAAAGGCTAAAGAATTTTTGCGCCTCTGTTGATCACTCAATTTAGCTGCTGAAGTTTTGCAACGAGGAAAGGGCGACGGGTGTCAACTTTTGCTCGGTGAATGGCCACGACTTTTGTGCCCAAGGGGGGACCAGGCGGCGACGGCTGACTATATAAGCTGTGTCCGGCGGCGTAGCAGGCACACAGCAagggaacagcagcagcagcaacatggcGTGCAAGGTGAGACAACCGGTACAGTAGCAGCTCTCACTGGCTTATGCCCGGGGGCTGCCGAAAGGGCGGGGAGTGTCACCTGGGCCACGTGCGTCTGTCTAGAGCGGACTGCGTTCTGTTCATACCAAAACTTTTGCAGTAACTTATTTTTAAGGGAAGCAATTCGTTGGGCAGGGTGAGGAAGCTCAGAGGCGTGGAAACGCTGGGCAATAGCAGTGGATGGATTTCTTTCAAGCCATTTCTTTCCTTAACTTACAAATCTTTTCAAATGTAGAAGGGTTATTATCAGAACCAGAATTTTCAGACACTATTAGACGTAAAACatattctgtggatacacgttatgtgtctaatgcagtggttgccattaccttctgcatcctcttgccgttgatcattgcagTTGATCATGCAGTATCACATCATTAAACATGCGTAATGggacagaaaattattaaaaacatgcGATATGAAAATTCAGTTGTACATTTATCTTCATTACCTTCTAAAACAGTACGCGAAAATCAATTTAACCAAATTTTCTTCACTAAGGCTCTTTTGTTTATCGGACAAAACAACGTGAAAAATGAATGGCCTTTCTATGCTACAACAGATGACAGGTGCATAGTTAACTGAAAAAATTTCGGACGAAGGTGGATCACGGTGAAAGTCTTTTATATTTTCgccacaaaatatttttctgtcaacttcataaacttaaaatcaggattttaTCCGATAAATTTGTTAGTCTTATCTTTTGCTGCAACTCTCATTTCTTGATTTTTCGATCTCTTCAACCATTGTCagatattctaccagttacctgaGGATCCCAACTCTGTTATTTCTGCAGGCAAATGCTCAAAATTTGGTTTGCTGTAAATCAGATCTTGCTTCAAATTTGTTTTCTTGAAAGCTGTATTAGTGGCTCCCCAAGCGTCTACGACACAGacccgaaaagaaaagaaaatagagcAATAACTTAATTATTTTCAGTAGAACGAAGCAAACAGATGGACACTTAAACAAATTTGCGATAATTAACGGACTCTTACCGACTTCACTTCATCACAATCCTTACCGAAAAAGATGGCGGCATTTATCTAGGTACCCGACCAGATTAAAATAGGTTGTGGAGACAAAGCTAAATCTGAGAGTATAGCTCTAAATGCGGCAACATGTatacatattttgaaaaataccttcaACAGCAAAAAAGTCAACGTATGGCTTAATTAATGCTATCTGCAGTGTCAAACCGTTGTATTTTATGCGTCTATTTACCTTGTTTGTGTAGGATATCAACGTATACACATTGTCCTATTTTAGACGTACTGATTCAGCTACACGATGTAGCACATGCGCTGAACCAGGAACATACTTTAGGTTAGGATAAAAAATTTTAACTGCTTTCCTGGGCTTCGTCATTTAAAAGTAGTATCCTTTCTCTATTCAAATTTATTGTACATTCATTTCCACCGACGTCTACCGAATTCACGATGCAGTTTATATACTGTAACAAAATTCACTAAACTGCTCATGTTCCACACTTTTGGCGTAATTAATATGAAAGAAACATCACTAAAAGATGTAACCCGAGTGATGACCATCGACTGCAGGCATTCTCCTGTAGGTGTTAGTTCCGAATCATAATCGTATAACATGATTAGACTTCGCATGACCTGGAGAAGAACTAgtgatacgttgcaccatttagatatctaCAAAATGCTGGGTGTCTGTCTGCAGACTTCTGCTCGTTGCGtttgaattaatttttcttttgcaatagatAACAGTACTGATTGTCTTAGGATTCATCTCACGATTCTTTTACTGACATTTATTTCTCTTTACTTGAGGGAAGAACTTCGAGGTATAGTTCTAGCCTATAATGTTACTTCCTGCTTGGTATATGATACCTAAATGTATGTGATTCTGTAGTAATTTGCACTGAGGATTATTAGATGAAGTAACTATACACAGTACATTTAGGAAGTACATTGCACGTACTGCCAAAGGCCTTGCAGCAGTGGGAACACCAGGtttcgtcagatcaccaaagttaagcactgtcgagattggttagcacttggatgggtaaccgtccaGTTGGCCGAGCGTTCTTGATAAGCacggtgcactcagccgttgtgagactCATTGAGGAGGTACTTGGCTGAGAAGTAGACGCTCCGCTCTCGTAAACTGCCAACGGCCAGGaggacggtgtgctgaccacattccccctccccatatccgcatccggggacacctatgagctgaggataacaccgcggccggtcggtaccggtgTTCCTTCAAGGACTTGTTTGGACAGAGTTTTAGTTTTAGATTATACATACTGCTTCATCAAAGTGTCAGTGACAATGAAGATAAATAGCTTCTGCTTTTCACAGTTGATCGTCCTGTCCGTGATGGTGGCCGTGGCTAGCGCCGGGTACCTTGGCGCCCCCGCCGTCTACGCCCCCGGCGCGCCTCTGGCTGCCCGAGGATACGCCGCCCCCGCCTACGCCGCCCCTGCGTATGCCGCCCCCATTGCTCGTTACGCTGCCCCCGTCGCTAGGGCCTATGCTGCCCCCGTAGCCAGGGCCTACGCCCCAGCtgtcgctgccgcccccgccgctgtCGAGTACGACCCCCACCCACAGTACAGCTTCGCCTATAATGTCCAGGACGCGCACACTGGTGACTCGAAAGCCCAGCACGAGAGCCGCAGCGGAGACGTCGTCCAGGGCAGCTACAGCCTGGCCGAACCCGACGGTTCCATCCGCGTCGTCGACTACACTGCCGACCCCGTGAACGGCTTCAATGCCGTCGTGCACAAGGAGGCTGGAGCCCACCCCGCCGTTGCCGCCCCCGTGGCCGTCGCCCACGCCCCCGTTGCCGTCGCCGCCCCCGCTAGGGCTTACGCCGCTCCCATCGCCAGGGCTGCCTACGCCGCCCCCATCGCTAGGGCTGCCTACGCGCCCGCTCTGGCCTACGGTGGTGCCTACCACGGTTAAAGACTGATGTAGACCAACCAACCTCTCATCCTCATTTTGTATAAAGTTTTGTATCCATTCATGCATGTCAATATATGTCTATACAAATATTTATGTTACAGCCTTTTACCTGCACCACTTCTACTTCCTATTTTAATCCCTGTTCCTTCAGATGACTGAACAACTGCTCATCTGCAATATCTTTGCTAAATAGATGCAAGTACGCCATACTGCTGAGATGAAGTAACGAATTCTGATGTACGAAAACTCGTTGATGGCGAGGTGTAAGTGTAGCTGGACAATATATTAATGGCTTGATTGCAATTCGTCACTCTGACAACATAGTGAGACGTTGTTTAAGTCTGGAACACTGCTGTGAGCAGTAAGACGCGAGAACCGTTACTGCAGAATCTCTCAACACTACTATGCTTTCACTTTCTAGACAGTTAAGCACGCAACACGACACTAGATATGCAAATAGTGTCAACCTTGCCATATGCGGCATGTGTTTCAGTCACGAGCATTGCTTCTGCACACTGTGTGTGAAGCTAAAACAAAACGAGGGCCCCACGACACCCCGGATGTCAATGTGAACGAACGCTCATTCAGAGTCTATGATCGTACCTGTTTGTAGGGTGTATCTCATACTGAGAGCATTTTCATTGGTGATACTTATTTG
This genomic stretch from Schistocerca cancellata isolate TAMUIC-IGC-003103 chromosome 2, iqSchCanc2.1, whole genome shotgun sequence harbors:
- the LOC126158555 gene encoding cuticle protein 18.6-like; this encodes MACKLIVLSVMVAVASAGYLGAPAVYAPGAPLAARGYAAPAYAAPAYAAPIARYAAPVARAYAAPVARAYAPAVAAAPAAVEYDPHPQYSFAYNVQDAHTGDSKAQHESRSGDVVQGSYSLAEPDGSIRVVDYTADPVNGFNAVVHKEAGAHPAVAAPVAVAHAPVAVAAPARAYAAPIARAAYAAPIARAAYAPALAYGGAYHG